The genomic DNA ACCACAAAGTAACTGTAGGCATATTAATTATGATTGGTCAAGGCCACTAACATATTTCAGCTGAGTTGTTTATAattataaccctgcaaatatgaagtttgTTTTTGAGGTATTGAAGTGTGGCAAGGGATGCAAAATTGTTATTCAAGTGTTAATAGTCTAACGTGTAGTAGTTGTAATTATTGTTAGTGGTAGACCTGCTTGGGCACATGATGTACTTGGAGCTTCATTATCTGCTGGGTTTTTTTCGGTGTCTGTGGTATCCAACACTTTATCCATAGCTGTGGTCCCGAACAGACTGCTCTTCACTGACTGTGTTTCCAAAGGTACAAAGCTATTTAAACTAAGGAGATTTTCACTCGTAAATGACCCTCCACAAAAAGCAGCAACACactcatcatcctcatcctcactGCTGGTGTTCTGTGTCACAAAGTCTTGAGTAGCCCTTAATTCCCATTCATCTGCCTCGAAATCTGCAAGGCTCCATTTAGTAAAATCCACAGTGATGTCACTTTTGCAGTCACTGGTGCTATCACTGGAGCTACAATATGGATCTAAgagttcatttttattattttcatctgGCATTGTTTGAGCTGGACCTTGTAAATGTCTTGTGGTCCTATCTTCTTTTCCTCCCATTTTTTCAGTCTCCATTCTTGGTAAAGTGACTAGTGAATTTGACCTGTTTTTCCAGGTTGAGATTGGTGGAAGGCTGGTGTTCCAGCAGTTTTTAGGTTTAACGAACGCTAATCCAAACTGCTTATCATCTCTAACTCTGTTGCATTGCTCTTTAGACCACGGATCAATCAATCCAACCTGCTCATTATTAGCAGGCTGATGATCATTCAATGAAACGCTGCACTGATCAATGTATTCCTGCACTCCTATTTTTGCTTTATGTTCAATATCCTCTTCTTCAATCCTCTCCCTGGCCTTGGAAGTAGAACTAGAAACTGAATTTCTTTTTGCGACCTCTGTCCATCTACCAGCAGTAGATGAAAAACTGAAATCAGTTGGATAAGGAGAATTAATTATGGATGTTGCTTTCTGCTGCAATGTTAATGAAGTTGAAATGCCACAAGGCTCAAAACTACTGGATGTTTCCCCTGAATGTGCTGTAtctttcttgtatttttttataacttgGTTACTCGTTCCTATTTTTCTTCCTGCCCTTGAAGAGGTAGTAACGTAATTTTGAACATTCTTGCTTTGACTTTCTTGCTTCAGAACACCACATatctaagaaaaataaaaaaataaaataaatatatatatagttatgaccagctgcattataaatatatttcccTGTATTTCTATAATGAGCATAACAatgtaaagaaatatatattgtttCATTATTAACACTGATGTTAATACAGTAATAAACTAAGAACTGATTTTAATTAAAgaatgtatgtaaacataatcCCTTATTCCATAtttacatacagtggctctcaaaagtattcaccccccttggacttttccacattttattgtgttacaacatggaatcaaaattgatttaattaggagtttttgccactaattaaatacttatgcaatcaattattttctgttttatatttgtaattaatttagaaaaatatgtagattttatttttcactttgacattatggactttttttacacaaagtaatGATATGTcaaaagaatgtttaaaaaataggACATTCTGGAGAACAAACATTTGTGCTAGAAGGAATAAGGTAAATTGATTATCATTGAGGAACGGTCATGTATTGCCCCAGATTAATTTAAACACTGTGGCGTCGTATCAGCATTGTTCCAACTGCCCATTCTGGCCCTACACCCAACATATTAAGAGCTCAGTATCTTGCTTTCCACTAGTTTGCAAGATATATCTGTATATGTATTTGCCTTTTCCTGTCTCTACCCACCTTTTGCTTTCTCTTTAATACACGTTTCCCATCATCACATCCTTGCATACCACAGACTTGTAAAGGCTTTTGTGCTAAAGCAAGATTATATAATGGTTATTTTACAGTATTATACATACAACAAGGGATACAATTCACTAACATTTAACAACATGATAAGCACTCTTTGTTCAGTATTTTTTAAGGTCTTAAACCAAGAGAATCGCCACAATCTCATTTGAACGTACCTGATGGTGAATATAACAGGAAATTAAACAATGTTAAAAAGGATGATACCTGATTGGGAATTACGTCTGCCTCTGAGTCTAGGTAAATAACTCTCCATTAATTTCTTCAGCTCACTGTCAGTAGCTTCTTCCAAAGCAGGCTTCCCTTCATCATTCTGCTGTGTGGGATCAGCTCCGTGCTGCAGAAGAAGCTGCGCCATCTACAGGGAAAGAATGGGATTGCAGGTAAAAACAACTGAACTTACTGCATCTGACTGCATCCATAAGTTTAAATACTCAgcacaaaatatatacaattacaactAATACAATCAAGAGATTGCTGAATTCCTTTTCTCCCATATTTATAACTTTTTGCCATTTGTATATTTAGTTTAGATACTAATAATTACACTAGTGAATGCATAACCTAAAACACAGCATATACAGGTGCACTTCACTTAACGGACTCCAAGGGCCATTGgtaatcagtactttataaacgaagtacgtagtaaacacaattcgaaatgctgtATGTTAACTGCGAACATATACataccttaaatataaacaatacaagaaagcttaattGCCAAATAACAGGAGTTCATATTTGTACAAAACACGGCCCCTGTGGGCCGTGCaatgtaataagtagtaccattttactaatttatattttcgctaaatgtaattaaaattgtatatgttATACGTTTTAAACCGTACAacggctgtgccaacaaaaacatagaagaataaaagtgAACAGCAACTGTCCCGGGCGTTCCTTATTGAacggtcctgtatatattaaactgtatgtattgaacggtactgtatatattaaactgtacgtattgaacggtcctgtatatattaaactgtacgtattgaacggtactgtatatattaaactgtacgtattgaacggtactgtatatattaaactgtacgtattcaatggtacagtatatattaaactgtacgtattcaatggtactgtatatattaaactgtacgtattgaacggtcctgtatatattaaactgtacgtattgaacggtacagtatatattaaactgtacctATTGAacggtacagtatatattaaactgtacacaTTAAACGCAAAAGActtgcctgtggaacaggaaaactgtacatattaaacggtatatacattatacacaaatttgttttaaccagagtaattccccattaaatcccatgttgtttggcaggaACATGCCTCCTCAATGCGTTGTAAATGGATCTCCGTTCTAACAGGATCCGTTacaagtggagtgcacctgtgtaaataaaaatctgttttcATGTAGTTAATGTATGTGTAACATTGAGAAAGCAAAAAACATACTATACTATTAATGATTGGAACAGGTTTCTGTAatgcaatgtatttaatgtgcttTGAAATAATTAGGGCTAATTAGTTAGTGGATGTATGTTCTACAGGACTAATTGTACAACTTTTcagcaaatttattttttatgtcattgaatacattttataaaattacaataaaacaaatatttgttattctaactgacagaaaaaaaagattatttaagAAAAGGACTCTACCTGATGATATCCGTATTTAACTGCGTCATGTAGAGGTGTTACTCCACCTCCCCCCTTACAGTTTACATTAGCACCAGCTTTGAGAAGCTCCAAGGCTATCTCATAGTAATCTTGTATTACTGCTTCATGCAGTGGAATCCATCCTGATGAAAGCAAGAAAGTTGCAATGACTTATGAGTTTTAAAAGGGTATGTGTATGTAAAGAAATGggcacaatatacacacacatatatatatatatatatatatatatatatatatatatatataaatatacatgtatatatctAAAGCTAagcttttaatgatttaaacagtggtaGTGGTTTGTTTTATTACCACGGTTTAGATCAATAACAAATGTACttttatatagcgctcttcatgccaAGCTATGCCAGGGCGCttcacaattaaaatgtaaaaagcagtcAGACATTAATGCCTTCAATCTACTACTCATGTATCTGTAGGCTCAGTAGCTTCTTCCCATGATGTCAATTGGTATCTGTGGAAGGATGGCATTTAGGTCATGGCTAGCAGTGGGAAAAGCACAGGCAGTAGGCAGGAGATTGCAGTTCAAAAGCACTTTTCACTCAGTTTgatttaataagaaaacaaacaagatttaaacaaacaaatcaaaaatcAAAGAATTGAAGCACCCACGCTTTATTGTAAGGATGAGATTTTAACCCCatctacattttaaatgcttATTTTTGACAAGGACTGAAAGGCACACTCCTTTGGTAACATTTAAACATTGAACTATTAATACCCCAACCTCAAATACAATGTATTTAAGACATTCTGAGATGTACGAATAATTTTTGGTTCCACTGATCATCTGAGATAACATTCGACCCATTTGTTTTCAGTTAAGTTTTACAGGGTTCATACAGcttttctgatacaaatttcaaggacttTTTAAGGACCTTCAAGGGCCATTTTGACAAAtgttatttaactgtataatagAAATCTAAATTATACTCACTTTGAGTGCAGATAAGCTCTGGACCAGTAGGTTTTCTTATTCAATAACACTGAGTCAGTTTTGGTACCTATACCCGTTTCATTCTAAAAACAGTACAACAATTCAGTGctttaatcaatgtcagaagcaatagtCCAAAAAACGTGTGTCTCAATCACAGGCgcctaactttgttaaaaagtGTCTGGCAAACGGAAGGGCTAACTGCTGAGCATAGAGAGGCaaatgcattgctttttttttacaattatgaaactctaagaaaccaagcaaacagttttagtaattgcaaacctacaaaattgggcaggtgtttcagcataaaatgttcaatatgtacttactgagcatgcattaattacaaatacatgcaagtagcaTCAAATAGCACAACCAGTAccaatggcatctctgcacagtgctacacCTGTAATTCCCACATGTAGTTTATCAAACAAagttaaacaaagaaaagcaagtactgttcttttgaaggtAAGTATTCCATAATGAAGGCAGTttaaaatacttgccatgtcagaagCACTGGTTTACTATAAATCAATTTCAACAGTATACATTTAACAGTATATACTTAGTTCcaggaaggaccagtcaagagctgtttcttgttttataccattgTAAGAAATTCTAAGAAATTGTGTCTTTGCTTTTGTGCTTGCTTATAAATATGGTCCATTGATTTAGAGGGCAAttataaaataacttaaaacactaatgtaactgctgctagtcatctcttgctagttttaaaatacattattttatatctgATACTGCACAGGACGACAGGGAGAGTAATTTAAGCAAAAAGATTTTAATTACCTTACGATTTCTGGTGCCTTTAAAGTAAGATGGCACGGGCTGTGAAAAAGTACTGCGCCTCTATTGTCGATTTGtaaacacaaataagcttacttgacttaAAAAAAACCCATCTTAAACAGTGCAAGCAAATTCTTACTTGGTTTGACTGAATGAGCACAAAGAGCttaatatgaaagctgaaaattaataggaggctgtgtggtccagtggttaaagaaaagggcttgtaaccaggaggtccccggttcaaatcccacctcagccactgactcattgtgtgaccctgagcaagtcacttaacctccctgtgctccgtctttcgggtgagacgtaattgtaagtgactctgcagctgatgcatagttcacacaccctagtctctgtaagttgccttggataaaggcgtctgctaaataaacaaataataataataataatttcaataaaGAATGCtaagtttttaataataataaaaaaaaacattctagcctacttcactaaagtaaaaactgGCTTTCGTTATTTTGAAATATCACTCCTTCAGATTATTACTATccttaataacagtaacaacattttatttagagttggtGTTGAAGTTAAACCTGACCATGGCCCTGCAGCAACACGAACCTACTAacttccttattattattaaaaaaatgttttaaaaaataaccatcaggttctctcttgcctttttttaaatgaatataattgaattaatacagaataaaaacaaacctaaactaacaactacctagtgtatattatttaataaataattgtttgtAGTCTCCAAACTGCCCAGCATCTTCTGATGCAGACACCGCTGCTGCAACGTCAGCTGTAGTAAACGGTGCAGTGCAGACTATGGGTCAAACCAACGTTCATGTACGGTGCGTTTTATTGTGTTGTATCGGACTTCTGCCATCTTCTGAATGACtctgttttttattacattttaaactgtttaaaggcaaaaccacaacaaaaaatTGAACAATAGTGTGTATACACTGAGCAAAACAAGTAGAGGGGCAAAATATAGTTTACCTCCCCTGTGCcctattattaattaattagtcatttagcagatgcttttatccaaagcgacttacagagactagggggtgaactatgaaataacaactgctgcagattcacttacaacagaacctgttttacgtctcatccaaagaatggagcacaaggaggttaagtggcttgctcagggtcacacacagttagACAGTGGCTGTGCGgggattagaaccggggacctctcggtagcaagccattttctttaaccactggaccaccaagccctaTTGGTTAGGTGCCTacggtctcaatcaagttacaagTGCGAAGTCACAAAAATCAAGTGTgtgcaaaaacatttttacagttttccacaataaaaaatatataacccccccccccccccccgttttttttggtatttctacaacatgaatcataggaatggacctgACTGAGGCCATTTTGACGGAATTCCGTCTACAGACAGAAAACTTTCACCCATGCATACTCTCCATCCTAGTGTTGCCCTTTGCAAAGATTAAGCAAGGATGTACATGTCTTAGTTGCAAGTCCATTACTTAGcaacctaaaaaataaatactttttttccccGCAGAAGCAGCCAaggaaacagacagagacagagaaaacaAATCGGTAGTCTAACATATAGTGCAGttcaaataatattaaacattttgtcAGCAATTTTTTCATGACTTTTCCAAGACTTTTATCGTGTATTCTTTTTCCAGGCCTGGAAATCACCATTTTCAAATTCTATGACTTTTCCAGGATTTCCATGACCATACGAACCCTGGCTGTAATACTTTATTGTACCTGCATAGTCTGCTCTGTTAGCACTGGCACCAACTTTCAGCATCCTACTGACCATCTGCCTGTCACCATCCTGAACAGCTTTATGTAACAGCGTCTCTCCATAGACATTTCTTCTGTGTATAGCTGTGATCGTTAAATTCTTCCCAGATTTGGATTTGAGAGACATTTCTTTGTCTAAAAAAACCCAGATGAAATAAGTATTATAAGTTATATTATCAATGCAAGACACAGGGAAACAGGGTCACATTAACACACATTAACACTGCAGGGGTACTTTCAGAAACTAAAACTGTAAGTGTGTTTTAAGATTGCAGTTTAGATCAACTCACAACTTCAAATATATTCTATACTATAAATATTTCTtcaaattgaatacattttttattgcagttaATCTACAGCTAGTTTCCACATGAACCACTGCAAACTCTTAAGTGTGATCATATGTACCTGTGGCACCAACTGAAAACTGTTTTTATTCCACAATGAATAATAACTCATTATTAATGATTAACTGACTATACTTAGTGAACTTGAATGGAGGTATAATGTAAGGGGAATAGCATCTCTGACAGTTTGGTTTGTAACACTTAAGTAatgtacatgtaaaaaatattaaaatgtaaaaaatatttcaaagaaGTCATTTATGTCCTGTACATTTCTTCTCATTCCACACTGTACTCTTCTGTACACTGTACACATCCCTTTAATTCGCACTGAAGAACATCCGTTTTTTGTACCCAGGTAGTAGCACTTTTTTGGTACCCAGGAGGCACtcttttacagagaattgtgatggtctggaaccaactccccagtaatgttgttgaagctgacaccctgggatccttcaagaagctgcttgatgagattctggtatcaataagctactaacaaccaaacgagcaagatgggctgaatggcctcctctcgtttgtaaactttcttatgttcttatgaatataccagcatgttttaaaatgcttttttttatctcAACTCTTAAGAAATAACACAGAACTCTAATACTTGAGTGAATAgagatgttttattaaatattccaGTCTACTAGTGTTAATAATTCTGCCAAAATAATCAATCAAATCATGGCACATCCTTTGTCAACTGATGGCTTACTGGTTTGAAAGCAGAAGGTGCTAATACAATCAAACAGTTTTAGAAGGGAAATTTTCAGTGAAATGATGAAGCACATGTACATTTTACATTGTCAGTAAAACATTGCTTCTTATGTTTTATAAATGAAACCAATCTCtctgtgttatataaaaaaatgtatttgatataaaaatacatatatataaattataaaaacttTACTTTCAGCGTTTTCTTGTAGTGCTTCCTTGTTAAGCTGACAGCAGcttctgttgttgtttctgataGGTTTTGAGGATTTTGAGATATTCCCGGTTATGACTGTAGAATGCTTCTCAGGCTCTTGGCAGGTCtcttctgtgtttttctttcccctaaaaacaaaacatttttgagAACTGTTTCTTCCAGCTGGACCTTTTTTTCAAGGTGTCTGTGGGTCACATTCGACATATTTAGTTCTCCAGTCTAAGTACAAGAGTATGTTACATGTACATGATTTTTTAACTGAAATTACTGTTGTGTCCTGACGGCTGTGATGGTAAATGAAGAATGCAGATctactaatgtaaaaaaaaagcaggGAGGACAACAAGTTTAGGAAGTATAACAAGTAGGGATGTGCTTGtgatacatttttatgaacgtgtAAATGCTATGCTTGTGTCAACGTctaaccatatctacatacacacactctttatattacattctgatgtatactgacagccctggttagtattttctaagcaaataaaccctaaataagcaaataacattttaacattgtaaacacttaactacaaaataaaacaatacaaaacaattaaataaataaataaataaaaaaccaaacACGTACACACtcaagtatatattgaaattaggtcTGTCACTGGATTCAAATTCTTGaatggttaatttatgggcattagttgattaaccagtAGAGTGCacgtttttaataaaggtaacaatcttatcctgtcctgcatgtaatactacaaaatgaatagaatctaaaataaaaaaaagattccttaaggatagaaagaagacaagcgtattgtcaacagaactggcagaaggtacaggtgtcgttgtccatccatcaacagtccaaagcacctctgaccattgttccatagtccaatttctgtgttcttgtgcatagtttagcattttagtcttgttcccctttcttaacaaaggtattcttattgcaacacatcctttaagtctgGATTTCAAGAGTGAtattcgtactgttgatttgatggacaatgacacctgtgccttctgtcagttcttttgtcaattcaatgcttgtcttctttctattccttaaggatattatcttcaagtattgctaaTCCTTGTTAGGcaactttttgggtcttccagtcctgggtttgtcaattacagatgatgtttctctgtacttgttgattatgcttcggatatcacgagtgatgcgagctatttcgaaaatcgagtgatgcgagctatttcacgcaatgttttccttctttatgcaagtcaaggttgttataatagtagaaaacactagtggaggctttgagtaaattgtttatgctcataatgcatcagagttgaaaaatgtaacatgtttaaaacttttgcacagcagtgtttttttttcttttttttttttaaacaattagcaTAAAAGcttactggtaaattaaagcatAGACATACTTTATTTACACGTATGCattctctgaattaatattgaaaaaaaaaaaatgtccttttaaaatcgTGTTATACATCTTCATagggatgtaagggctaaataaatgtcagtcgccacctggagcgttctgtttattacggatgtttgctttttactgccatcagtaactccatccacagtaattctgaatgttttcaaatggtgaagcattgaaggTGTTtttacggcaattttgtttggcataattatttacataccacggttttctcatctggttcctcaaaataattccaaacgtggctttgcttcgttcctttgtttagaggtgccattttattaaaagcatataacaaacttcagaaaaaacgcttgtcattaactttATTACACCGTGGAGTTGATACCATACCATGCCCACCACAGCACAAACActgagtgcaccaatgaagcgctggatcgaccgagaataaaacacgccccagtgtcaatctttctgttgcaccaattagaaaagctataAAAcacgccccagtgtcaatctttctgttgcaccaattagaaaagctataTAGatgcaattgccaaaccccttcctttttttaTAAGATCTGCCCTTTGGCTCGACGCGACGGAGTGACTGTATATGATAATACCGGTAAACTACTaaaatgaattcattaaaaaatatgcgtttggtgaaatttgtcacatgaCCGATTATACGTCCAGCATATTATTTAGATTTATAAATAATCTGTGACTTCCAAGTCTCCACattccaatggttaaagaaaattgATGTTTTCTGTAACAGTGCATTGCCTTAATATAAGACATGTGTTTATAGTGGCTCCCAGTAACAGCACCTGAAATGCTTTGATTTATATCCAAATATTAAGTTTCAGTTCACTTACCCCTCTTGAGCGTATCTTTTTCCGTTGCTCCTGGTTATCCTTTCTGGTTTGTTGCACTCCACTGAGCCTTTCATATTAATCTGGTGTGATCCTAAAGAAAAATTGGACACATCAGTTTTTCAAAAACAAACTGCCTACCATACCATCAACAAAATGCACTGCAATAAAGGTCTACAGTCTTTTATGCACCATGCTGTGAACCTGAACAGTTATTTGGAAAACTgttccaatttaaaaaatatcaggTATcttctacatacagtatatactatacATACAGCTTTGTACCTGTTTGAGAATCTGATGTTTCCGGTTTCAGTGGGTAACTTTTAATCAGTTCTGCTAACTGGTTGTCAGAAGCTTCTTCCCATGGAGTTTTCCCTTCATCATTCTTCAGTAAAGGGTCAGCTCCATTTTGAAGGAGCAAATTCACCATCTACAGTCCAATCATGATAATACAGTTAGATTTGTATTATCTAACAGTAACTTACTGTTTAGTATGGCAGATcaattaataatattataataatacatatataaggAAGTTACTATATCAAGAATGATATGGTTTGATGAGGTGGGGATGTACAGTATGATTTCTCGTAgttatttttgtacataaagctTTTTGGGGAATTGGAAGGGTAAGATAGTTACGCTTGATATTTTGCTTGACTGTGAACATTGAtaattgttcatttttataaATCATTGTATGGCAAATAGAATTTATTTGCCATTCACATTCATTCCGATTCCAAATCATGTTAACCTGTACTAACATTGTGGATAAACAAATGTTAAAAAGGACCATAGGCTGCCTCTATTAAAAAATGAACTGTCCTATCTTGTATTCTGACTGTTTGATACACCCTTGTCTGAGTTATATTTTAGCACAGACCTTAGTGTGTCAAACATGAGCTGAGAGAACATTCATTAAGAGTGATGGGCACACAATGTGTAAATGTGGTTTTAGTCACCACAGTGGTGTACTGGGTAAAGTTGCTTCAGATTAACATCAAAGGCAATGATACTGTCAGTATAAAAAGTTTACCCAATACCCCCATCATGGTGAtttaaaataaccacattaaATCCAATCTATATACAGTAATTGAATTTCTTAAAGAAAACTACCAAATGATGTCCCTGTTTGGCTGCATGATGCAAGGGTGTAATTCCACCTCTCCCTTTGCAGTTCACCTCAGCACCAGCTTTCAGCAGTTCCAGTGCTACAGTATAAGAGCCAGCTAAACTGGCTTCATGCAATGCTGTCCACCCTGAAAATAAGAGggggttcattttttattttgtaattcagttttcTTCTGTAATATTGCTAATCTTACACCATtacatttacatgttttaaaaaaattgctCTGTACCC from Acipenser ruthenus chromosome 2, fAciRut3.2 maternal haplotype, whole genome shotgun sequence includes the following:
- the LOC131704941 gene encoding uncharacterized protein LOC131704941 produces the protein MAQLLLQHGADPTQQNDEGKPALEEATDSELKKLMESYLPRLRGRRNSQSAQKPLQVCGMQGCDDGKRVLKRKQKICGVLKQESQSKNVQNYVTTSSRAGRKIGTSNQVIKKYKKDTAHSGETSSSFEPCGISTSLTLQQKATSIINSPYPTDFSFSSTAGRWTEVAKRNSVSSSTSKARERIEEEDIEHKAKIGVQEYIDQCSVSLNDHQPANNEQVGLIDPWSKEQCNRVRDDKQFGLAFVKPKNCWNTSLPPISTWKNRSNSLVTLPRMETEKMGGKEDRTTRHLQGPAQTMPDENNKNELLDPYCSSSDSTSDCKSDITVDFTKWSLADFEADEWELRATQDFVTQNTSSEDEDDECVAAFCGGSFTSENLLSLNSFVPLETQSVKSSLFGTTAMDKVLDTTDTEKNPADNEAPSTSCAQAAVDTDKPTASLPCPSKRNCSGQTQLQVAAMKGDLSLVKEHLRVWKCFNKRRVNLSDYAG